A section of the Alkalihalobacillus sp. LMS39 genome encodes:
- a CDS encoding MarR family transcriptional regulator, with translation MDYRNYKLEKSIGHQIARTGRLVTNRLNTNFKNGNYPVTHEQWSIMIRLWEEDGLTQNRLAELTHKDNPCVSRLINNLEKRELVKRTTHPVDGRTKLIYLTEKGREMQIGLIQQAQKTVEQISDGIEPEELAIFLRVLNKIQENLT, from the coding sequence ATGGACTATCGTAATTATAAATTAGAAAAATCTATCGGTCACCAAATTGCAAGAACGGGGAGACTGGTAACGAATCGGTTAAATACAAACTTTAAGAATGGAAATTACCCAGTTACGCATGAACAATGGTCAATTATGATTCGCTTATGGGAAGAAGACGGTTTAACGCAAAATCGACTTGCCGAACTGACACATAAAGATAATCCTTGTGTTTCTAGATTGATAAATAATCTTGAAAAAAGGGAATTAGTGAAACGAACAACACACCCTGTTGATGGAAGAACGAAACTAATTTACTTAACTGAAAAAGGGAGAGAGATGCAAATTGGTTTAATTCAACAAGCGCAAAAAACTGTTGAACAAATATCAGATGGAATCGAGCCTGAAGAGTTGGCTATTTTTTTGCGAGTGTTGAATAAAATCCAAGAGAATTTAACATAA
- a CDS encoding HD domain-containing phosphohydrolase: protein MEHSEISFELVGSSLGEDIFSDQGILLLKKGITLNETHILLLQNYRYGQQIIVEKNDSSSKPKVKSPTKEPYETCLSLVKDTFSQMVQMDDSKVPQLIKEFNHLVDMSMNDVSILALIQTEIQKQDYLYQHSMNVGIFAAIIGKKLGYTKKECMLLATMGLFHDIGMLQVNQSIIEKNEPLLDDEYAEVKKHTQYGPDLLGMVKGLDELVIKAAKSHHERVDGSGYPLGQHDKNPSYFIQIVAVADCFNAMSMKQYGQKKTPFESVYELVSMAQTNKLNPAVVIPFVQYIMRQHLFEEVTLSNGQKAEIIFIHDNEPHQPLLKLENEEYIDLRKEFSLKISY, encoded by the coding sequence ATGGAGCATAGTGAAATATCATTTGAATTAGTGGGAAGCTCTTTAGGAGAAGATATTTTTTCAGATCAAGGAATTCTATTATTAAAAAAGGGGATTACCCTAAATGAAACACATATTCTACTATTACAAAACTATCGCTATGGTCAGCAAATTATTGTAGAGAAAAATGATTCGTCAAGTAAACCAAAGGTGAAGTCTCCAACAAAAGAACCATATGAAACTTGCCTTTCTCTCGTTAAAGACACATTTTCACAAATGGTACAAATGGATGATTCGAAAGTTCCCCAGTTAATCAAAGAATTCAATCATCTTGTTGACATGTCCATGAATGATGTTTCAATTTTAGCTTTAATTCAAACTGAAATCCAAAAACAAGATTACTTATATCAACATAGTATGAATGTTGGTATTTTTGCTGCGATTATTGGAAAAAAGCTTGGCTATACAAAAAAAGAATGTATGCTATTAGCCACAATGGGACTTTTCCACGACATCGGAATGCTTCAAGTTAATCAATCTATTATAGAAAAAAATGAGCCATTATTAGATGATGAATATGCTGAGGTAAAAAAGCATACACAATACGGCCCAGATTTGCTTGGAATGGTAAAAGGGCTTGATGAACTCGTTATTAAAGCGGCAAAATCACATCATGAAAGAGTTGATGGTAGCGGTTACCCATTAGGTCAACATGATAAGAACCCATCCTATTTCATTCAAATTGTTGCTGTTGCAGATTGCTTCAATGCAATGAGTATGAAGCAATACGGACAAAAGAAAACACCTTTTGAAAGTGTATATGAGCTTGTATCTATGGCTCAAACAAATAAACTAAATCCTGCTGTCGTCATTCCATTCGTACAATATATTATGCGTCAGCATTTATTTGAAGAAGTGACATTATCAAATGGACAAAAAGCTGAAATCATTTTCATCCATGATAACGAACCACACCAGCCATTACTTAAATTAGAAAATGAAGAATATATTGATTTACGAAAAGAATTCTCATTAAAAATATCATATTAA
- a CDS encoding 2-oxoacid:acceptor oxidoreductase family protein translates to MSSLPKVNELGFFEIRLESIGGLGANLAGKMLSEDGVVGNGLNGVGFSSYGSEKKGSPVKAHIRFCEPHINIRDNTPIERPHVVGIFHDALFKTLHCTSGIYPDSTVLVNTQKSPDILKNIMSIESGTIAVIDATGIALEEGTKVNTAMLGSLYRILDFLDADSMRNTIRRTFEHKYPHLVEPNIRTFDRGYHEVQFKTFTPQEAVQSIPFTREEPKLGYQTQPIGGTVINPGNSILKDLSISRAGMLPHFHDDKCINCAACDTVCPDFCFVWEEKEDKRGRPQMFLKGIDYQYCKGCLKCVHACPVEALSSEREYDDGFAETNRVPHLFDLVSK, encoded by the coding sequence ATGTCAAGTTTACCTAAAGTAAATGAACTAGGTTTTTTTGAAATCCGGCTTGAGTCCATCGGTGGGTTAGGTGCAAACTTAGCCGGTAAAATGCTATCGGAAGACGGAGTCGTTGGCAATGGCTTAAATGGTGTTGGCTTTTCATCTTATGGCTCTGAGAAAAAAGGTTCCCCCGTCAAAGCCCATATCCGCTTTTGTGAACCACATATTAACATTAGAGACAATACCCCGATTGAGCGACCTCATGTCGTTGGCATTTTTCACGATGCCTTATTTAAAACATTACATTGTACGAGTGGAATTTATCCTGACAGCACTGTTCTTGTTAATACACAAAAATCCCCGGACATTCTAAAAAACATTATGTCAATAGAGAGCGGAACGATCGCTGTCATTGATGCTACTGGAATTGCACTTGAAGAAGGAACAAAAGTAAACACTGCTATGTTAGGCTCCCTATATCGCATATTAGATTTTTTAGATGCTGACTCCATGAGAAATACAATCCGTCGCACATTCGAACATAAATACCCACACCTTGTAGAACCAAATATCCGCACCTTTGACCGAGGCTACCACGAAGTTCAATTCAAAACATTCACACCACAAGAAGCAGTTCAATCCATTCCGTTTACACGAGAAGAACCAAAGCTAGGATACCAAACTCAACCTATTGGTGGAACCGTCATTAACCCTGGTAATAGCATCTTAAAGGATCTAAGCATTTCGCGTGCTGGTATGCTTCCCCATTTTCATGATGATAAGTGTATAAACTGCGCTGCCTGTGATACCGTTTGTCCTGATTTTTGTTTTGTTTGGGAAGAAAAAGAAGATAAACGAGGCCGACCACAAATGTTTTTAAAAGGCATCGATTATCAATATTGCAAAGGCTGTTTGAAGTGTGTCCACGCCTGTCCTGTGGAGGCGTTATCAAGTGAAAGAGAATATGATGACGGGTTTGCGGAAACAAATCGTGTCCCTCATTTGTTTGACCTCGTGAGTAAATAA
- a CDS encoding amidase domain-containing protein: protein MKKVFIYMIALISLFVLFGFSNVAEGKGNSYTIREVEDILFDYLIENQIDIKPGTEEYVEYLLLQLLEDKDKKLSEHIEYSNILFYASEYLYQLELHQSGENFTEEFNLEHIYDRTIKEIEVEIEIEEKAQDSFIQFNKKSSTEFTAMSSSYNPTAAVNYAKEYYNKRNPNYKSHSKNCTNFVSQAIHAGGKSEKKPSPVPDGINSTTTHWYNDSYWGCTVNNNCTMRSKESSSWINVVDFYSYWRNNQGHSTVSSGSKTTIINNSRVGDVIQLKNSSGRWFHSVIVTGKRNGTIYISSNTSDYFDKDFKTLSESSYRVIKFS from the coding sequence ATGAAAAAAGTATTTATTTATATGATCGCTTTAATTTCATTATTTGTTTTATTTGGGTTTAGTAATGTTGCAGAAGGTAAAGGTAACTCCTACACAATAAGGGAAGTTGAAGATATTTTGTTTGATTATCTTATAGAAAATCAAATAGATATCAAGCCCGGAACAGAAGAGTATGTAGAATACCTGTTACTACAGCTACTAGAAGATAAAGACAAAAAATTATCTGAACATATTGAATATTCAAATATTTTATTTTATGCAAGTGAGTACTTATATCAATTGGAGTTACATCAATCGGGTGAGAACTTTACAGAAGAATTTAATTTAGAACATATTTATGATAGAACAATAAAAGAAATCGAAGTAGAGATTGAAATTGAAGAAAAAGCTCAAGATAGCTTTATTCAATTCAATAAAAAATCATCCACTGAATTTACAGCTATGTCATCATCTTACAATCCAACAGCAGCAGTAAATTATGCTAAAGAATATTATAATAAAAGAAATCCAAATTATAAATCACACTCAAAAAACTGCACAAACTTTGTTTCACAAGCGATTCATGCTGGTGGAAAAAGTGAAAAAAAACCAAGCCCAGTTCCGGATGGTATAAACAGCACAACTACTCACTGGTACAACGATTCATATTGGGGTTGTACGGTAAATAATAACTGCACTATGCGAAGTAAAGAGTCATCCTCTTGGATTAATGTTGTTGATTTCTATTCTTACTGGAGAAACAACCAAGGACATTCTACGGTCAGTTCTGGAAGTAAAACTACAATAATTAATAATTCTCGGGTTGGGGATGTTATTCAACTTAAAAACTCTAGTGGTAGATGGTTTCACTCTGTGATAGTGACTGGAAAAAGAAATGGGACAATTTATATTTCGTCAAATACTTCAGATTACTTTGATAAAGATTTTAAAACCCTTAGTGAAAGTAGTTATAGAGTAATCAAATTCAGTTAA
- a CDS encoding alanine/glycine:cation symporter family protein: MLELANWLNDILWSDVMIYFCLGVGLLFSILTRFLQLRHFKEMIKLIFKGKSSSAGISSFQALSLALSGRVGTGNIAGVATAIALGGPGAVFWMWVIAFIGSASAFVESALGQVYKEKQDGQYRGGPAYYIEKGIGWKWFAVIFAVATVLALSLLMPGIQSNAIATSVGEAFNAPTWVTGLIIISIVGVIIFGGIKWIANVAQVVVPFMAIAYMIFALIIIAVNIGQIPAVFSLIVSSAFGVHAALGGIIGMAIKWGVMRGVFSNEAGQGTGPHAAAAAEVSHPAKQGLVQSFSVYVDTLLVCTATAFMILLTGMYNVVDPSGEGTFIYQYLANVEAGPLYTQAAIDTVFPGFGPAFIAIALFFFAFTTIMAYYYMAETNVAYLFKNANFNKIAMFVLKIVLLVAVFQGAVSKAALAWALGNVGLGLMVWLNLIAILILAKPALRVLKDYEQQKKQGLDPTFDPVKLGIKNATFWEEEQKKKDESA; the protein is encoded by the coding sequence ATGTTGGAACTTGCAAATTGGCTCAACGATATACTGTGGAGCGATGTCATGATTTATTTTTGTTTAGGTGTAGGACTTTTATTTTCTATTCTAACGCGTTTTCTTCAACTTAGACACTTCAAAGAAATGATAAAGCTTATTTTCAAAGGAAAAAGCTCATCAGCAGGTATTTCATCATTTCAAGCGTTATCACTAGCTTTATCAGGGCGTGTAGGAACTGGTAACATCGCTGGGGTAGCGACAGCGATTGCACTAGGGGGACCAGGTGCTGTCTTCTGGATGTGGGTCATTGCCTTTATCGGTTCAGCAAGTGCGTTTGTTGAGTCGGCCCTTGGTCAAGTATATAAAGAAAAACAAGATGGGCAATATCGTGGGGGACCAGCTTATTATATTGAAAAAGGAATTGGCTGGAAATGGTTTGCCGTTATTTTTGCGGTAGCGACAGTATTAGCATTAAGCTTACTAATGCCTGGTATACAGTCGAATGCGATTGCAACATCAGTAGGTGAGGCGTTTAACGCTCCAACGTGGGTAACAGGTCTTATTATTATTTCCATTGTTGGTGTTATTATTTTTGGTGGTATTAAATGGATTGCCAATGTAGCTCAAGTTGTTGTTCCATTTATGGCGATTGCGTACATGATTTTCGCGTTAATCATTATTGCTGTGAATATCGGGCAAATTCCAGCTGTATTTTCCTTAATTGTCTCGAGTGCTTTTGGAGTTCATGCTGCATTAGGTGGTATTATTGGTATGGCAATTAAGTGGGGTGTCATGCGTGGGGTATTCTCGAACGAGGCTGGTCAAGGAACAGGTCCACATGCCGCAGCCGCAGCAGAAGTGTCTCACCCAGCAAAACAAGGGTTAGTTCAATCATTTTCTGTTTATGTGGATACATTACTTGTTTGTACAGCAACAGCATTTATGATTTTACTAACAGGGATGTACAATGTTGTTGACCCTTCTGGAGAAGGAACATTTATTTATCAATATTTAGCAAATGTTGAAGCGGGTCCACTTTATACACAAGCAGCGATTGATACAGTATTCCCTGGATTCGGTCCAGCGTTTATCGCAATTGCTTTATTCTTCTTTGCTTTCACTACGATTATGGCATATTATTATATGGCGGAAACAAACGTCGCTTATTTATTTAAAAACGCAAACTTCAACAAAATAGCAATGTTTGTCTTAAAAATTGTTTTACTTGTGGCGGTATTCCAAGGAGCTGTTAGTAAAGCTGCTTTAGCCTGGGCATTAGGAAATGTCGGTTTAGGATTAATGGTCTGGTTAAACTTAATTGCGATTTTAATCTTAGCGAAGCCAGCATTACGTGTGTTAAAAGATTACGAGCAACAGAAGAAGCAAGGGTTAGACCCTACATTCGATCCAGTTAAACTAGGCATTAAAAATGCAACGTTCTGGGAAGAAGAACAAAAGAAAAAAGATGAATCTGCTTAA
- a CDS encoding ABC transporter ATP-binding protein: protein MKTVFSFLKPYRWAAYVALLLMLIELAVELWQPLLMAKIIDDGILQEDMTVVITWGSVMIGISLLAFAAGITNSFFAAHVSQSYSFDTRQSMFKKVQAFSFANFNSIPTSSLITRITNDVTQVQNTVFMSLRIMLRAPLLVVGGLIMALFVNVTLALVLAIAVPLLLLFLASVLKKGGALFRRVQEKLDNVNRVMKENLAGMKLIKAFVRRKHENERFHHSSEQLMDKTITALRTIEFTMPVLLLVMNVSILVILWYGNIQVTSGSIQVGEVVAIVNYATRITGAFTMFSMIIMIFSRAKASAKRIEDVLQTEVDLVDSSNAIDPSGAVEGNIEFSNVSFTYPNTDAKVLQKISFKAISGSTIAILGATGAGKTSLVQLIPRLYDVDTGLVLIDGHDVRMLKADMLRKEIGYVPQESMLFTGTIRENLLWGKEDATNEDIIRAAQDAQIHETIMKFPMQYETKIGQKGVNLSGGQKQRLSIARALLRKPKILLLDDSTSALDLKTEARLLDALKHYQCTTFIITQKIMTAKEADLLLLLDDGILLEQGSHHELLATSSLYRKIVASQFGEENMNEL from the coding sequence ATGAAAACGGTTTTTTCATTTCTTAAACCATACCGATGGGCAGCTTACGTTGCTTTATTATTAATGCTAATAGAACTTGCGGTTGAGTTGTGGCAGCCATTGCTTATGGCCAAAATTATTGATGACGGCATTTTACAAGAGGATATGACTGTCGTAATAACATGGGGCAGTGTAATGATTGGCATTTCTTTGCTTGCGTTTGCAGCAGGGATAACAAATTCTTTTTTTGCAGCCCATGTGAGTCAAAGCTATAGTTTTGATACGAGACAAAGTATGTTTAAAAAAGTACAGGCTTTTTCTTTTGCAAACTTTAATTCTATTCCAACTTCTTCCCTCATTACACGAATTACAAATGATGTGACACAAGTACAAAATACGGTTTTTATGAGCTTACGAATTATGCTCAGAGCTCCTTTATTAGTTGTTGGCGGTTTAATTATGGCTTTGTTTGTGAATGTGACATTAGCCCTTGTTTTAGCGATTGCAGTACCACTCCTTTTGCTATTTCTTGCTAGTGTTTTGAAAAAAGGGGGAGCATTATTTCGGCGTGTCCAAGAAAAGCTAGACAATGTAAATCGAGTGATGAAAGAAAATTTAGCGGGAATGAAGCTTATCAAAGCGTTTGTAAGAAGGAAGCATGAAAATGAACGATTTCACCATTCAAGCGAACAGTTAATGGATAAAACGATTACGGCACTTCGGACAATTGAGTTTACGATGCCTGTTCTGTTACTTGTCATGAATGTGAGCATTCTCGTTATTTTATGGTATGGGAATATCCAAGTTACTAGTGGTTCCATTCAAGTTGGTGAAGTTGTAGCCATCGTGAACTATGCCACTCGAATCACAGGTGCGTTTACGATGTTTTCGATGATTATTATGATATTTTCTCGTGCAAAAGCGTCAGCAAAAAGAATTGAAGATGTTTTACAAACAGAAGTTGATTTAGTCGATTCTTCCAATGCGATTGACCCTAGTGGAGCAGTTGAAGGAAATATTGAGTTTTCTAATGTTTCTTTTACTTATCCGAATACTGATGCTAAAGTATTGCAAAAAATATCGTTCAAAGCAATTAGTGGCAGTACGATTGCGATATTAGGAGCAACAGGAGCTGGAAAAACATCGTTAGTTCAACTTATCCCGCGCTTATATGATGTTGATACAGGTTTAGTTTTAATTGATGGTCATGATGTTCGAATGTTAAAAGCAGACATGCTACGAAAAGAAATCGGCTATGTTCCGCAAGAATCAATGCTTTTTACTGGAACAATCCGTGAAAACCTATTGTGGGGTAAAGAAGATGCAACAAACGAAGATATTATAAGAGCAGCTCAAGATGCTCAAATCCACGAGACTATAATGAAGTTTCCGATGCAATATGAAACAAAAATTGGACAAAAAGGCGTTAACCTATCTGGAGGGCAAAAGCAAAGATTATCTATTGCAAGAGCTTTGCTTCGTAAACCGAAAATCCTTTTGCTCGATGATAGTACAAGTGCACTTGATTTAAAAACAGAAGCACGACTGCTTGATGCGTTAAAACATTATCAATGCACAACCTTTATTATCACACAAAAAATTATGACTGCGAAAGAAGCAGACCTCCTTTTGCTTTTAGACGATGGAATACTATTAGAACAAGGAAGTCATCATGAATTGTTAGCGACATCAAGTTTGTACCGAAAAATTGTCGCTTCACAATTTGGGGAGGAGAATATGAATGAGCTTTAA